In Halomicrobium zhouii, the sequence CTGGCTGTCTCGGCCTCGGTAGCGGGAACGCCGACGTCCCCGCCCAGCAGTCCTCGCCCACCGTCGAGGAGCGGACTGGGCAAACCGTCATCGTCAGCAACACCGGCGAAGTCCAGGGCGAGCCCGACCTGGCGATCCTCGACGTCGGTGTGGAGGCGAGCGGCGACTCCGCCGGCGCCGTCCGGTCCGAACTCGCGACCCGATCGGAGGAACTGCGGACGGCGCTGCTCGAGTTCGGCCTCGACGAGGACGCCGTGACGACCAGCCGGTTCCACATCAGCGACCGGGTCGACCGCCGCCGGATGGAGGAGGAGGGCGTCCGGCCCGACTCGCCCGAGGCCGAGGAGTACGTCTACTACGAGGGGACCCACGCCTTCTCCGTCGAGGTCGCGGCCATCGACGACGTCGGTGGGGTGATCGACGCCGCCGTCGACGGCGGCGCCGACCGGGTCGGCCGGGTGACCTTCACGCTCTCGGACGAGCGCCGGACCGAGTTGCGCGAGGAAGCCCTCCGGAAGGCCATCCAGGGCGCCCGCACGGAGGCGGAGGCCATCGCCGACGAGGTCGGCACGTCCATCGCCGAGACCACCGTCGTCGACGCCTCCGACGGGCGCGTCTCCCC encodes:
- a CDS encoding SIMPL domain-containing protein, with the protein product MNRRELIVASGGIAATALSGCLGLGSGNADVPAQQSSPTVEERTGQTVIVSNTGEVQGEPDLAILDVGVEASGDSAGAVRSELATRSEELRTALLEFGLDEDAVTTSRFHISDRVDRRRMEEEGVRPDSPEAEEYVYYEGTHAFSVEVAAIDDVGGVIDAAVDGGADRVGRVTFTLSDERRTELREEALRKAIQGARTEAEAIADEVGTSIAETTVVDASDGRVSPVHREVAFEAAATATETAGDGAATGVHPGDVTVTADVRIQYRMA